A window of the Chloroflexus sp. Y-396-1 genome harbors these coding sequences:
- the rny gene encoding ribonuclease Y: protein MTELLWAVIALLVGLVGGAGIGIWWANNGVSSLVQRKAAEARLLIEEARSQQKEILLQAKDEALRIRNEAEAELRESRQSLQKQEERLQRKEENIDRKLEGIERRERLIQQRERQIEQLTQEAERLRRQQAQELERISQLSREEARSIILAEVERETREDAARRIRELEQQTKEEADKIARKIIGLAIQRCASDYVAEMTVSTVNLPSEELKGRIIGREGRNIRAFEQITGVDIIVDDTPEAVTLSCHDPVRREVARVALLKLLKDGRIHPSRIEEVVHKTQLEIEQIMREEGERVAYEANVQGLHPDLIKLLGRLKYRTSYGQNVLQHSLECALLAAHMAAELGANINVAKTAALLHDIGKAVDHEVQGPHALIGAEIARRLGRSAAIVHAIAAHHYDEEPQTVEAFLVIAADAISGARPGARRETLDLYIKRLEALETVATSFPGVQRAFAVQAGREVRVMVQPDQIDDLASIHLARNIARKIEESLQYPGQIKVTIIRETRAVDYAR, encoded by the coding sequence GTGACAGAGTTACTCTGGGCCGTCATCGCCCTACTGGTAGGGCTGGTCGGCGGTGCAGGCATAGGCATCTGGTGGGCGAACAATGGGGTAAGCTCACTGGTCCAACGTAAAGCTGCAGAAGCTCGCCTGCTGATCGAAGAGGCACGCTCGCAGCAAAAAGAAATTCTCCTGCAAGCCAAAGATGAAGCATTACGCATCAGAAATGAAGCTGAAGCTGAATTGCGTGAGTCGCGACAGAGCTTGCAAAAACAGGAAGAACGTCTGCAACGTAAAGAGGAAAATATCGATCGGAAATTGGAAGGGATCGAGCGTCGTGAGCGGTTAATCCAGCAGCGTGAGCGACAGATTGAACAATTGACGCAGGAAGCTGAACGGCTACGGCGTCAGCAAGCGCAGGAACTGGAACGAATCTCGCAACTATCGCGTGAGGAAGCTCGTTCGATCATCCTAGCCGAAGTTGAGCGCGAAACACGCGAAGATGCCGCTCGGCGCATCCGTGAACTCGAACAGCAAACAAAAGAAGAGGCTGATAAGATTGCCCGAAAAATCATCGGACTGGCAATTCAACGCTGTGCGAGCGATTACGTTGCAGAAATGACCGTCTCAACGGTGAATCTGCCGAGTGAAGAACTGAAAGGGCGCATCATTGGCCGTGAAGGGCGCAATATTCGTGCTTTTGAGCAGATCACCGGTGTTGATATTATTGTTGATGATACCCCTGAAGCAGTGACACTCTCGTGTCACGATCCGGTACGTCGGGAAGTGGCCCGGGTGGCACTATTGAAGTTATTAAAGGATGGTCGTATCCATCCATCACGTATTGAGGAGGTGGTACACAAGACACAACTCGAGATCGAGCAGATTATGCGCGAAGAGGGTGAGCGTGTAGCCTACGAAGCGAACGTACAGGGTTTACACCCTGACCTTATTAAGCTGCTCGGTCGTTTGAAATATCGTACTAGCTACGGACAAAATGTCTTGCAACATTCGCTCGAATGTGCTTTGCTTGCAGCCCATATGGCTGCCGAATTAGGTGCCAATATCAATGTTGCCAAGACGGCTGCCTTACTCCACGATATTGGTAAAGCAGTTGATCACGAGGTACAAGGGCCACATGCCCTAATCGGCGCTGAAATTGCTCGTCGACTCGGTCGCTCGGCGGCTATCGTTCATGCCATTGCGGCGCATCACTACGATGAAGAACCACAGACGGTTGAAGCATTTCTGGTGATCGCTGCGGACGCAATTTCTGGCGCCCGTCCGGGTGCTCGTCGTGAGACGCTTGACCTCTATATCAAGCGATTAGAAGCGCTTGAAACTGTCGCAACGTCGTTCCCTGGTGTCCAGCGCGCATTTGCGGTCCAAGCTGGTCGTGAAGTGCGGGTGATGGTACAGCCAGATCAGATAGATGATCTGGCCAGTATTCATCTGGCTCGCAACATTGCCAGGAAGATCGAGGAAAGCTTACAGTATCCTGGTCAGATCAAGGTTACGATTATCCGCGAAACCCGTGCCGTTGATTACGCACGGTAA
- a CDS encoding DUF4058 family protein: MELPFPGMDPYLELPALWPDVHARIISAMCDAIQEQLGPNYVALITPYIALESIEIAPTRQVFVPDVGVFRDEPTGTGTPTATITPAPLTIPVSITVPTRYARIEIRSVLQQTLITAIELLSPANKRPGPDGADAYEKKRQELFTSNVHLLEIDLLRAGVRPQLARPLPPAAYYAFLSRAYRRPLVEVWPIALSDPLPVLPVPLVYPDPDVALDLGTILRQVYRRAHYERVIDYRADPPPPPLSPDEMAWLDQQLRTQGLR, encoded by the coding sequence GTGGAACTACCCTTCCCTGGTATGGATCCCTACCTCGAACTACCTGCACTGTGGCCTGATGTGCACGCACGCATCATCAGTGCAATGTGTGATGCTATCCAGGAACAGCTCGGACCAAACTATGTTGCACTCATCACCCCCTACATCGCCCTCGAAAGTATCGAAATTGCCCCCACCCGCCAGGTGTTCGTGCCCGATGTCGGCGTGTTTCGCGACGAGCCTACCGGTACCGGCACACCAACCGCTACGATCACCCCGGCCCCACTCACCATTCCGGTCTCGATCACCGTGCCTACCCGGTATGCCCGGATTGAAATCCGCTCGGTGCTTCAGCAAACCCTGATTACCGCCATTGAATTGCTCTCCCCCGCCAACAAACGCCCCGGCCCTGACGGGGCTGATGCCTACGAAAAGAAGCGGCAGGAACTCTTCACCAGCAATGTCCACCTGTTGGAAATCGACCTCTTGCGCGCCGGGGTTCGCCCTCAGCTTGCCCGTCCCCTCCCCCCTGCGGCCTACTACGCCTTCCTCAGCCGCGCCTATCGCCGTCCTCTGGTCGAGGTCTGGCCGATTGCCCTTAGTGACCCATTGCCGGTCTTGCCGGTACCACTCGTTTATCCTGACCCAGATGTCGCCCTTGACCTCGGTACAATCCTGCGCCAGGTCTATCGGCGCGCCCATTACGAGCGCGTGATCGACTACCGCGCCGATCCTCCTCCGCCTCCCCTTTCACCAGACGAAATGGCCTGGCTTGACCAGCAACTTCGCACACAGGGACTGCGGTGA
- a CDS encoding DUF294 nucleotidyltransferase-like domain-containing protein, protein MDEIARFLRSYPPFDRLPDQVVSQIASELQIEFVRAGQTILTRGGKPSEFLYIVCKGSVDLLRGEDQVVDTLGPGEAFGHPSLIRGQPPLVTVRAHTDTLLYLLPGAVFHRLRAEHPQFAAFFAASVIERLGYALQSRQAESNPALFQTRLRDLIARPPVSISADATVGDAARLMRAERISSLIVDQLPIGIITDRDLRNRVLAEGLPDTTPVRQVMSAPATTISADALAFEGLLLMLERGIHHLPLVDGDQVVGVITHTDILRRQSNSPLFLPRLLQRATSLVDLRRYTDQVAEAVGTLMAAGARVSDIGRVVAVAHDALLQRLLRDAEAQLGPPPVPYAWLVLGSEGRYEQTLRTDQDNALVYDDSASSEDVSYFEKLAELVVGWLVECGFPRCPGNIMATNPEWRQPLSVWQRYFRRWIEVPDEEALLRIAIFFDYRQVYGQLPAEPVLRTITQHAAEHRIFMARLARAALRQLAPLTFFRQVALERRGEQRDLLDLKLRGTAMVVDLARLFALEAHSNETNTIARLRAAKTAGVLSHEDADNLISAFELLSTLRLHHQQKQIALGLPPDNLVNFHQLGPRERREVKESLQAIASVQRGVALMFQTDRLA, encoded by the coding sequence ATGGATGAAATTGCACGCTTCTTGCGCTCTTACCCGCCCTTTGACCGTCTTCCTGATCAGGTGGTCTCGCAGATTGCCAGCGAATTACAGATTGAGTTTGTCCGGGCCGGTCAGACCATTTTGACTCGTGGAGGGAAGCCTTCTGAGTTTTTGTACATTGTGTGTAAAGGTTCGGTCGATTTACTACGTGGTGAAGATCAAGTTGTTGATACGCTTGGTCCTGGTGAGGCATTCGGGCATCCCTCACTGATCCGCGGTCAGCCCCCGCTGGTAACTGTGCGTGCACATACCGATACGCTGCTCTACTTGTTGCCCGGTGCAGTTTTTCACCGTCTGCGTGCGGAACATCCTCAGTTTGCCGCTTTTTTTGCTGCTTCTGTGATCGAGCGGCTCGGTTATGCTCTTCAGTCGCGGCAGGCGGAATCTAATCCGGCGCTGTTTCAAACCCGGCTCCGTGATCTGATTGCACGACCGCCAGTATCGATTAGCGCCGATGCTACCGTTGGCGATGCTGCCCGACTGATGCGTGCTGAACGCATTTCGTCGTTGATTGTTGACCAGCTTCCGATTGGAATTATCACCGACCGCGATCTGCGTAATCGGGTGTTAGCCGAAGGGTTGCCAGATACAACACCGGTACGACAAGTCATGAGTGCGCCAGCAACCACAATTTCGGCTGATGCTTTAGCCTTCGAGGGCTTGCTGCTAATGCTTGAACGTGGGATTCATCACCTGCCGCTGGTTGATGGTGATCAGGTTGTGGGGGTGATTACCCACACCGACATTTTACGTAGACAGAGCAATAGCCCACTGTTTTTACCGCGACTGTTGCAACGAGCGACATCACTGGTCGATCTCCGTCGATATACCGATCAGGTAGCCGAGGCCGTGGGTACGTTAATGGCGGCAGGGGCACGGGTAAGCGATATTGGTCGTGTGGTGGCCGTTGCTCACGATGCTTTGTTACAACGGTTGCTGCGCGATGCCGAGGCTCAGCTTGGGCCGCCACCAGTACCTTATGCCTGGCTGGTGCTTGGTTCAGAGGGACGTTATGAACAGACCCTCCGCACCGACCAAGATAATGCCCTGGTGTATGACGATTCGGCGTCATCAGAAGATGTCTCTTATTTCGAGAAACTAGCCGAATTGGTGGTCGGCTGGCTAGTAGAATGTGGCTTCCCGCGTTGTCCTGGTAACATTATGGCGACCAATCCTGAGTGGCGACAGCCGTTATCGGTCTGGCAACGCTACTTCCGCCGCTGGATCGAAGTTCCTGATGAAGAGGCTCTGTTGCGGATTGCCATCTTTTTTGACTACCGGCAGGTGTACGGACAGCTACCCGCAGAGCCAGTGTTACGCACAATTACACAGCATGCGGCTGAACATCGCATCTTCATGGCGCGATTAGCCCGTGCGGCGTTGCGTCAACTGGCGCCACTAACCTTCTTTCGTCAGGTTGCCCTCGAACGTCGCGGTGAACAGCGCGATCTGCTTGATCTCAAACTTCGTGGAACAGCAATGGTTGTTGATCTGGCGCGTCTTTTTGCGCTCGAAGCGCATAGTAACGAGACAAACACGATTGCGCGTTTGCGGGCGGCAAAAACTGCTGGTGTTCTTAGCCATGAAGACGCCGATAATTTGATCAGTGCGTTTGAATTACTCTCCACTCTGCGCTTACATCATCAGCAAAAACAGATTGCTCTTGGTCTACCACCAGATAATCTGGTCAACTTTCATCAATTAGGGCCGCGTGAACGTCGTGAAGTGAAAGAGTCGTTGCAGGCGATTGCCTCTGTTCAGCGTGGAGTTGCGCTCATGTTTCAAACTGATCGGCTGGCGTAG
- a CDS encoding stage V sporulation protein S, with translation MSNAQPLERAVGEGSAAPARQQRSAEVLKVSTRSRPSAVAGAIAGVMRENGSAEVQSIGAGATNQAIKAVAIARAYLSEEGIDIVCIPSFIDVSIDDEERTAIRLLIERR, from the coding sequence ATGAGCAACGCCCAGCCGCTAGAGCGGGCTGTCGGCGAAGGTAGCGCCGCCCCCGCTCGTCAGCAGCGCAGTGCCGAGGTCCTGAAGGTCTCGACCCGCTCGCGGCCGAGTGCCGTTGCCGGCGCGATTGCCGGTGTTATGCGCGAGAATGGTTCGGCCGAAGTGCAGTCGATTGGCGCTGGCGCGACGAATCAGGCTATTAAAGCTGTTGCTATCGCTCGCGCATATCTGAGTGAGGAGGGGATCGATATCGTCTGTATTCCGTCATTTATCGATGTGTCAATTGACGACGAAGAGCGCACCGCTATTCGTCTCCTCATCGAACGCCGGTAG
- a CDS encoding STAS domain-containing protein yields the protein MNTLQYNDIHGKQQIHQLLVWAVLTAIPAIIGQAVVATIFSLVPLYITTAGSIILLALELWAMRLNHRGNVIGAVILFCVTIGLYGILLVIVLPESLPAVTLASVITTSIVLPYLEQKWLLFWNISTVILATTIAMLGLYLRIIEPIDTEAIKPIIVLFVALATAIALLLLWQNQARLTRALQQSQQTNKELQALQASLESQIAERTRVLQEMLQTLEKQATEERQLRETLLQQQEVILGLSVPIIPVIDQVLVIPLIGLIDEHRLQQIQQRALQAINQFNAHTLILDVTGVPAIDKQVATKLIQIAQAIRLLGARTFLVGIHPEVAHSIVRAGIELHHIQPFARLQDALAGIVKYINAYHAQEKPGYRDDDK from the coding sequence ATGAACACCCTGCAATACAACGACATTCATGGTAAACAGCAGATTCATCAACTGCTCGTTTGGGCGGTTCTGACGGCAATTCCGGCAATTATTGGTCAAGCAGTCGTCGCTACTATTTTCTCACTCGTACCTCTCTACATTACAACAGCCGGTTCTATTATTCTGTTAGCCCTAGAATTATGGGCAATGAGGCTCAACCATCGCGGAAATGTTATTGGTGCAGTTATCTTGTTCTGTGTCACCATTGGCTTGTATGGAATTTTGCTTGTGATCGTATTGCCAGAATCACTTCCTGCAGTAACCCTGGCCTCAGTCATAACGACATCTATTGTCCTCCCCTATCTGGAACAAAAATGGTTGTTGTTCTGGAATATCAGTACCGTCATCCTGGCTACGACAATAGCAATGCTCGGCCTTTACCTCCGAATTATTGAACCTATCGATACCGAGGCTATCAAACCCATCATTGTCCTCTTTGTTGCCCTGGCAACAGCTATTGCACTTCTACTCCTCTGGCAAAACCAAGCCCGTCTCACCAGGGCTTTACAGCAAAGTCAGCAAACCAACAAAGAACTTCAGGCATTGCAAGCCTCACTGGAATCGCAAATTGCAGAACGTACTCGAGTCTTGCAAGAAATGCTCCAAACGTTAGAAAAACAGGCTACAGAAGAAAGGCAGCTACGTGAAACCCTGTTGCAGCAGCAAGAGGTTATTTTGGGGTTAAGTGTTCCGATTATACCGGTGATAGATCAGGTGCTGGTCATACCTCTGATCGGATTAATCGATGAGCATCGCCTGCAACAAATTCAGCAACGAGCACTTCAGGCGATCAACCAATTCAATGCTCACACGCTAATCCTTGACGTCACCGGCGTACCGGCTATCGATAAGCAAGTTGCAACGAAGCTCATCCAGATCGCACAAGCGATTCGTCTCCTTGGCGCCAGAACCTTCCTAGTCGGTATTCATCCTGAAGTAGCCCACTCAATAGTACGAGCGGGGATTGAATTGCATCACATTCAACCGTTTGCCCGTTTGCAAGATGCTCTGGCCGGAATTGTGAAGTACATAAATGCATATCACGCCCAAGAGAAACCGGGGTACCGGGATGATGATAAATAA
- a CDS encoding radical SAM protein, with the protein MAYYQRELAPDIPPLSARRPLINEYFLSAYTMSIYTGCELGCPYCDSWVFNERPLNETIVIPVDLPQRLDNVLPTIDRGDLIAISALSDPYQPAEQEYRITRQVLQVLADHRQPCLIMTKSPLVLEDRSLLQRMNEHSLAIVVTTLLTLDQHLATRLEGRSPSPQLRLEMIAELKRSGVPVGVALVPIIPYVNDTNLNLRRVLHACAEVGVDFVIWDYLHIPNERHRHRISVLLSQLGSYPPRYYRDVYRDQATVNLIYRQERDRELLQRCDELGLAPRAPHRLFAGKLSPRNEVALLLRHAAFRDRVQGREHLATLHRELADAVFRGRFKASDLRQSPLYPTIGPLLGLSAVT; encoded by the coding sequence ATGGCCTACTATCAACGTGAACTTGCACCTGATATACCACCGCTGAGTGCCCGTCGACCGCTCATCAACGAGTATTTTCTCTCGGCTTACACGATGAGCATCTATACTGGCTGTGAGTTGGGTTGTCCTTACTGCGATAGCTGGGTGTTCAACGAACGACCCTTGAATGAGACGATTGTAATTCCGGTTGATCTGCCCCAACGGCTGGACAATGTGTTACCAACGATTGATCGTGGTGATCTGATCGCAATTAGTGCGCTGAGCGATCCGTATCAACCGGCTGAGCAGGAATATCGGATTACCCGGCAGGTGCTTCAGGTCTTGGCCGATCACCGTCAACCATGTCTGATTATGACCAAAAGTCCGCTGGTATTAGAAGATCGCTCTTTGCTTCAGCGGATGAATGAGCATAGTCTGGCGATTGTGGTGACGACTCTCCTCACGCTCGATCAGCATCTGGCAACGCGCCTAGAAGGACGGTCGCCGTCACCGCAATTGCGGCTTGAAATGATCGCCGAGCTGAAACGGTCAGGGGTGCCGGTTGGGGTCGCATTGGTGCCAATAATACCCTATGTGAACGACACTAATCTCAATCTGCGTCGGGTGTTGCATGCCTGCGCGGAAGTCGGCGTAGATTTCGTCATTTGGGATTATCTGCACATCCCCAATGAACGGCATCGACATCGGATCAGCGTCCTGCTTAGTCAATTGGGGTCGTATCCACCGCGGTACTATCGAGACGTTTATCGCGATCAGGCGACGGTGAATCTCATCTACCGGCAAGAGCGTGATCGTGAGTTGTTGCAACGGTGTGACGAGCTGGGATTGGCGCCCCGTGCTCCGCATCGCCTTTTCGCCGGTAAACTCTCGCCGCGTAATGAGGTAGCTCTGTTGTTACGCCATGCCGCATTTCGTGATCGGGTGCAAGGGCGAGAGCATTTGGCTACACTCCATCGTGAACTAGCCGATGCAGTCTTTCGTGGCCGGTTCAAAGCAAGTGATCTCCGGCAAAGTCCTCTCTATCCAACGATTGGGCCACTCCTTGGGCTTTCCGCAGTGACTTGA
- a CDS encoding inositol monophosphatase family protein, with protein sequence MLDFAIELAYRAGALIRAGAERDVRYEPKQYADVVTEVDRASEELIVRAIRSRYPDHAIIAEEGSGANTSSSYTWLIDPLDGTLNFLHGLPIFCVSIALLVDRQPFLGVVYDPMRNELFYAERGRGAFLNGRWLRVSQTTSLARSLLSSGLPYDRFEQPDNNLAELTYLAMLVQDIRRPGSAALDLCAVAAGRTDGHWELGLKPWDVAAGGLIALEAGATVTDWQGGFWHPLDGDRIVATNGLIHAELLAALAAVRRQRLAKS encoded by the coding sequence ATGCTTGATTTTGCCATCGAGTTGGCCTATCGCGCTGGCGCCCTGATTCGGGCTGGGGCTGAGCGTGATGTGAGGTATGAACCGAAACAGTACGCCGATGTGGTAACTGAGGTGGATCGGGCGAGTGAGGAGTTGATTGTTAGGGCGATCCGATCACGCTACCCTGATCATGCGATCATTGCGGAAGAGGGAAGTGGCGCAAATACGTCGTCGTCATATACCTGGCTGATTGATCCACTCGATGGGACGCTCAATTTTCTGCATGGCTTGCCCATCTTTTGTGTGTCAATTGCGTTGCTCGTAGATCGTCAGCCATTCCTTGGAGTGGTCTACGATCCGATGCGCAATGAGCTGTTTTACGCCGAGCGTGGTCGGGGGGCATTTCTTAACGGTCGCTGGTTGCGGGTTTCGCAGACAACTTCTCTGGCGCGTAGTTTGTTGAGCAGTGGTTTGCCATACGACCGCTTTGAGCAGCCTGATAACAATCTCGCCGAGTTGACGTATCTGGCAATGCTCGTGCAAGATATTCGCCGGCCTGGTTCGGCGGCACTTGATCTCTGTGCGGTTGCTGCTGGTCGCACCGATGGTCACTGGGAGTTAGGTCTCAAGCCGTGGGATGTCGCCGCTGGTGGGTTGATCGCGCTAGAAGCTGGCGCGACAGTTACTGATTGGCAGGGTGGGTTTTGGCATCCACTTGATGGTGATCGCATTGTTGCTACGAATGGTCTGATTCACGCCGAGTTGTTGGCGGCACTGGCTGCCGTCCGGCGGCAACGTTTAGCGAAATCGTAA
- a CDS encoding DUF4058 family protein yields MELPFPGMDPYLELPALWPDVHAALIAAMRDALQEQLGPNYVALITPYIALESIEIAPTRQVFVPDVGVFRDEPTDTGTPTATITPAPLTIPVSITVPTRYARIEIRSVLQQTLITAIELLSPANKRPGPDGADAYEKKRQELFTSNVHLLEIDLLRAGVRPQLARPLPPAAYYAFLSRAYRRPLVEVWPIALSDPLPVLPVPLVYPDPDVALDLGTILRQVYRRAHYERVIDYRADPPPPPLSPDEMAWLDQQLRTQGLR; encoded by the coding sequence ATGGAACTACCCTTCCCTGGTATGGATCCCTACCTCGAACTACCTGCACTGTGGCCTGATGTGCACGCAGCATTGATTGCTGCAATGCGCGATGCCCTTCAGGAACAGCTCGGACCAAACTATGTTGCACTCATCACCCCCTACATTGCCCTCGAAAGTATCGAAATTGCGCCCACCCGCCAGGTGTTCGTGCCCGATGTCGGCGTGTTTCGCGACGAGCCTACCGATACCGGCACACCAACCGCTACAATCACCCCGGCCCCACTCACCATTCCGGTCTCGATCACCGTGCCTACCCGGTATGCCCGGATTGAAATCCGCTCGGTGCTTCAGCAAACCCTGATTACCGCCATTGAATTGCTCTCCCCCGCCAACAAACGACCCGGTCCTGACGGGGCTGATGCCTACGAAAAGAAGCGGCAGGAACTTTTCACCAGCAATGTCCACCTGTTGGAAATTGACCTCTTGCGCGCCGGGGTTCGCCCTCAGCTTGCCCGTCCCCTCCCCCCTGCGGCCTACTACGCCTTCCTCAGCCGTGCCTATCGCCGCCCCCTGGTCGAGGTCTGGCCGATTGCCCTTAGTGACCCATTGCCGGTCTTGCCGGTACCACTCGTTTATCCTGACCCAGATGTCGCCCTTGACCTCGGTACAATCCTGCGCCAGGTCTATCGGCGCGCCCATTACGAGCGCGTGATCGACTACCGCGCCGATCCTCCTCCGCCTCCCCTTTCACCAGACGAAATGGCCTGGCTTGACCAGCAACTTCGCACACAGGGACTGCGGTGA
- the rimI gene encoding ribosomal protein S18-alanine N-acetyltransferase encodes MREEDIPFVQEIERQSQMTPWSALTYRREIRNRQACRYVVARAESQPPNGRSPHTEYPLLIRMLQRIGLILPTLHPATPIVGYGGIWLNETSGHITTIAVAPAHRRRGVGELILNALIDGAYELHAEYLSLEVRVSNLTAQRLYLKYGFRPVGQRANYYTDNQEDALVMWTDPINTTTYKDRLRELRQQLYERLRQQANQVTAESPRSGPIVG; translated from the coding sequence ATGCGTGAAGAGGATATTCCGTTTGTCCAGGAGATCGAGCGGCAAAGTCAGATGACACCCTGGTCGGCGCTGACGTATCGGCGCGAGATTCGCAATCGCCAGGCGTGTCGGTATGTTGTCGCTCGTGCCGAGTCGCAACCACCTAACGGGAGATCGCCTCACACTGAATATCCACTGCTGATCCGCATGCTCCAACGCATCGGGCTTATTCTACCCACGTTGCATCCCGCAACCCCCATCGTTGGCTACGGCGGTATCTGGCTTAACGAAACTAGCGGCCATATTACCACCATCGCCGTTGCACCAGCGCATCGTCGACGCGGGGTTGGGGAACTTATTCTCAACGCGCTGATTGACGGGGCTTACGAACTACACGCCGAATATCTCTCGCTTGAAGTGCGGGTCAGTAACCTGACAGCACAGCGTCTCTACCTCAAGTATGGCTTTCGTCCGGTTGGTCAGCGCGCCAACTACTATACCGACAATCAAGAAGATGCGCTAGTGATGTGGACGGACCCCATCAATACAACGACGTACAAAGATCGCCTGCGTGAATTACGGCAACAATTGTACGAGCGCTTACGCCAACAAGCGAATCAAGTCACTGCGGAAAGCCCAAGGAGTGGCCCAATCGTTGGATAG
- a CDS encoding ABC transporter ATP-binding protein, whose translation MITVQNLSFTYPGTRIPTLRALSFAVQPGEIFGFLGPSGAGKSTTQKILIRLLRGFTGSIEILGRDLRQWDDSFYEQVGVCFELPNHYGKLTAIENLRYFSRLYSGPTLAPETVLEMVGLIDDRYLPVSQYSKGMKIRLNLARALLHQPQLLFLDEPTAGLDPVNARRVKDLIKAQKDAGRTIFLTTHDMTIAEELCDRVAFIIDGQIALIDTPRALKLHYGKKVVRVEYLDNNRLVTREFALDGLADNPHFYDTLRHSVQTIHTQESSLEQIFIQVTGRRLDSCEEPALSLH comes from the coding sequence ATGATAACTGTTCAGAACCTCTCCTTTACCTATCCCGGTACCAGAATACCGACACTTCGTGCACTCTCGTTTGCAGTGCAACCTGGCGAAATCTTTGGCTTTCTCGGCCCAAGTGGCGCCGGTAAATCAACTACGCAGAAGATTTTGATCCGCCTGCTCCGTGGTTTCACCGGTTCCATTGAAATCCTCGGCCGCGATCTACGCCAGTGGGACGATTCATTCTACGAGCAGGTCGGTGTGTGCTTTGAGCTACCTAACCACTACGGCAAATTAACGGCTATCGAAAACTTGCGCTACTTTTCCCGCCTGTACTCAGGACCGACACTAGCCCCTGAGACAGTGCTCGAAATGGTAGGCCTGATCGATGACAGGTACCTACCGGTCTCACAATACTCCAAGGGCATGAAAATTCGGCTTAATCTAGCACGTGCACTCCTTCATCAACCGCAACTACTCTTCCTTGATGAACCTACTGCTGGTTTAGACCCGGTCAATGCCCGACGAGTTAAAGACTTGATTAAAGCCCAGAAAGATGCTGGACGCACAATCTTTCTTACCACCCATGACATGACTATTGCCGAAGAGCTATGCGACCGGGTAGCATTTATTATCGACGGACAAATAGCACTGATCGATACACCGCGTGCGCTAAAGTTACACTATGGTAAAAAGGTGGTACGGGTTGAATATCTGGATAACAATCGCCTCGTCACACGTGAATTTGCTCTCGATGGCCTGGCCGATAATCCACATTTTTACGATACGCTTCGCCACTCTGTTCAGACCATCCACACGCAAGAGTCTAGCCTTGAACAGATCTTCATCCAAGTAACGGGGCGAAGGCTTGATTCCTGTGAAGAGCCAGCCTTATCCCTCCACTAG
- a CDS encoding TetR/AcrR family transcriptional regulator: MPTETFFNLPEEKRTRLIDVLLDEFAENDYDSVSINRIAERAGIAKGSFYQYFADKKDCYLYLIQLGIEQKTAFLRQTPPSPDTDIFTYLRWLLDVGVQFQFHNPRLAQIAYRAIYDDVPLPTETMQVIRQGSYAYFKQLIAQGIAEGSINPAIDSETAAFMLNVVFTELGKYLIERFTVDPASLFQEGATVLLQPDLRRVIEQVIDILERGMRNR; encoded by the coding sequence ATGCCAACCGAAACCTTTTTCAACCTTCCTGAGGAGAAGCGCACCCGTTTGATCGACGTTCTGCTCGACGAGTTTGCTGAAAACGACTACGACAGCGTCTCGATTAATCGGATCGCCGAGCGAGCCGGTATTGCGAAGGGCAGTTTTTATCAGTATTTTGCCGACAAGAAAGACTGCTATCTCTACTTGATACAGCTTGGTATTGAACAGAAAACAGCTTTTCTGAGGCAAACCCCACCCTCTCCAGACACTGATATATTCACCTACCTGCGCTGGCTACTTGATGTCGGTGTTCAATTTCAGTTTCACAATCCACGATTGGCCCAGATCGCCTATAGAGCTATTTATGACGATGTGCCACTACCAACCGAGACAATGCAAGTGATTCGACAAGGCAGTTATGCCTATTTTAAGCAACTTATTGCACAGGGCATTGCTGAGGGTTCAATTAATCCTGCGATCGATAGTGAGACTGCTGCTTTTATGTTGAATGTCGTCTTCACCGAGTTGGGGAAATATCTGATCGAGCGATTTACGGTTGATCCAGCAAGTCTATTCCAAGAAGGTGCAACGGTATTGCTACAACCCGACCTGCGTCGTGTTATCGAACAGGTGATCGACATCCTGGAGCGCGGGATGCGCAATCGCTAG